Proteins encoded within one genomic window of Arachis ipaensis cultivar K30076 chromosome B08, Araip1.1, whole genome shotgun sequence:
- the LOC107612962 gene encoding F-box protein SKIP23: MADWSELPKELLRLISELIDSPFYLLRFRSVCSSWRSSSSPLPTHLPLKFPTFPSATAATPSIFSLSKRTLFLINPPHQTPHRSWLIKIGQDTHGHTLLFHPLSRFPIKSNSNSNLILNLIDLPVFDIEHEFILADTCPTSLNALYMEKVVFSWLGSRKDGFALLTIHISGRLALFRSGHPDWTIIPDMLTPYDDVCVHKGSLFAVDSTGRTVIVGLDLSLTPVADPVFGGDKKFLVACEGELFLVDKYLSSDYLCELGGFDDDDEDEIYELGCERAVRFEVYRLEEMERRWVEVGSLGDRVLFLGDDCAFSASASDLGVDRGGCVVFRDDTFNVNALESGLGVFHLDEGRISPLSDYPSISKLFWPPPDWVGLHGLH, translated from the coding sequence ATGGCAGACTGGTCAGAACTCCCAAAGGAACTCCTCCGCCTAATCTCGGAACTCATAGACAGCCCCTTTTACCTTCTCCGATTCCGATCTGTCTGCTCCTCATGGCGCTCTTCCTCTTCCCCACTCCCCACCCACCTACCCCTCAAGTTCCCCACCTTCCCCTCCGCTACCGCCGCCACCCCTTCCATCTTTTCTCTCTCCAAACGCACCCTCTTCCTCATTAACCCACCTCACCAAACCCCACACCGTTCCTGGCTGATCAAAATCGGCCAAGACACCCATGGTCACACCCTCCTCTTCCACCCTCTCTCCCGTTTCCCAATCAAATCCAATTCCAATTCTAACTTAATATTAAACCTAATCGACCTCCCTGTCTTTGACATCGAACACGAGTTCATCCTCGCTGACACGTGTCCCACCTCCCTCAACGCTCTCTACATGGAGAAAGTCGTTTTCTCCTGGTTGGGTTCCCGAAAAGACGGTTTTGCCCTCCTCACGATCCACATATCCGGAAGGCTCGCCCTCTTCCGGTCCGGGCACCCTGACTGGACTATAATCCCCGACATGCTGACGCCGTACGACGACGTCTGCGTCCACAAGGGCAGCCTATTCGCCGTTGACAGCACCGGCCGGACCGTAATCGTTGGCCTTGACTTGAGTCTCACCCCGGTCGCTGACCCGGTCTTTGGCGGTGACAAGAAGTTCCTGGTTGCGTGCGAGGGTGAATTGTTCTTGGTGGACAAGTACTTGTCCTCTGATTATCTTTGTGAATTGGGGggttttgatgatgatgatgaggatgagatCTATGAGCTTGGTTGTGAGAGGGCTGTGAGGTTTGAAGTTTATAGGTTGGAGGAAATGGAGAGGAGGTGGGTCGAGGTGGGGAGTTTGGGAGATAGAGTTCTGTTCTTAGGGGATGATTGCGCATTCTCGGCTTCCGCGTCGGATTTGGGTGTTGATAGAGGGGGTTGTGTGGTGTTTAGGGATGATACTTTCAACGTGAATGCGCTGGAGAGCGGGTTGGGTGTGTTTCACTTGGATGAAGGGAGGATTTCGCCTTTGTCTGATTACCCTAGCATTTCCAAGTTGTTCTGGCCTCCTCCGGATTGGGTTGGGTTGCATGGATTGCACTGA